From a single Silene latifolia isolate original U9 population chromosome 6, ASM4854445v1, whole genome shotgun sequence genomic region:
- the LOC141587258 gene encoding 5-amino-6-(5-phospho-D-ribitylamino)uracil phosphatase, chloroplastic-like encodes MAETVATTSLIAHRPPYGGQGLRDVGKGKSFGGFCRFPVTGFIGRGIKMESSITRKRVERDCVSMGSIKALARELTKEAAYSYKEKERIPRAWNYYIETDSDRKPGVWPPDNKADSPSLHNPLLRQERLGCGWLGAIFEWEGVIIEDNPDLEKQAWLALSEEEGKSPPPAFVLKRVEGMKNEQAISEVLCWSRDQGEIRRLATRKEEIYQRLQGGIYRLRSGSREFVDVLISYEIPMALVSTRPRKILEAAIGTIGIEGVFSVIVAAEDVYRGKPDPEMFVYASQLLSFIPERCIVFGNSNQTVEAAHDARMKCVAVASKHPVYELGAADLVVRHLDELTVVDLKNLAAVESPEFQSGELELEMEEEVDENRYSAPPGVDDIFW; translated from the coding sequence ATGGCTGAAACTGTTGCAACTACATCTCTTATAGCTCATAGGCCGCCATATGGCGGCCAGGGTTTGAGGGATGTTGGTAAAGGGAAGAGTTTTGGTGGGTTTTGCCGGTTTCCGGTGACGGGGTTTATAGGTAGGGGGATTAAAATGGAAAGTAGCATAACAAGGAAGAGAGTTGAGAGGGATTGTGTGTCAATGGGATCAATTAAAGCACTTGCAAGGGAGTTAACAAAGGAGGCTGCTTATTCGTATAAGGAAAAAGAGCGAATACCCCGAGCTTGGAATTACTACATTGAGACCGATAGTGATAGGAAACCGGGGGTGTGGCCACCGGATAACAAGGCTGATAGCCCGTCTTTGCATAACCCGTTGCTTAGACAAGAAAGGTTGGGTTGTGGGTGGCTAGGTGCTATATTTGAGTGGGAAGGGGTGATAATTGAGGATAATCCTGATCTTGAGAAGCAAGCATGGTTAGCTCTTTCGGAAGAGGAAGGGAAATCACCGCCTCCTGCTTTTGTCTTGAAAAGGGTAGAGGGGATGAAAAATGAGCAGGCAATCTCGGAAGTTCTTTGTTGGTCTAGAGATCAGGGTGAGATAAGAAGATTGGCTACTAGAAAAGAGGAGATATATCAAAGACTTCAAGGTGGTATCTACCGGTTGAGATCCGGGTCTCGGGAGTTTGTGGATGTTCTTATATCGTATGAAATCCCTATGGCATTGGTTTCCACCCGGCCAAGGAAAATATTGGAGGCCGCGATTGGGACAATTGGGATTGAAGGAGTTTTTAGCGTGATTGTGGCTGCCGAGGATGTTTACAGGGGTAAACCTGATCCCGAGATGTTTGTATATGCATCTCAACTTCTAAGTTTCATTCCTGAGAGATGCATTGTGTTTGGAAACTCAAACCAAACCGTGGAAGCGGCGCATGATGCCCGGATGAAGTGTGTGGCTGTGGCTAGTAAGCATCCTGTATATGAGCTGGGAGCAGCAGACCTGGTTGTCCGGCATCTTGATGAGCTGACAGTTGTTGATCTGAAGAATCTAGCAGCAGTGGAGTCACCTGAGTTTCAGTCTGGTGAACTTGAGTTAGAGATGGAGGAAGAAGTTGACGAGAATCGGTATTCGGCCCCGCCAGGAGTGGATGATATTTTCTGGTAG
- the LOC141587259 gene encoding large ribosomal subunit protein mL102 (rPPR5)-like produces MSLISRLSSHPLKPRVYAGFYNRSAINLTKHFCSSANSIDDDPSTDSISRNEQIPENKSEQQQQQRHTTRGGRRRNPEKVEDIICRMMANRAWTTRLQNSIRNLVPNFDEFLVLDVLDKARNAEHALQFFRWVERSSLFKHTRDTHMKIIEILGRASKLNHARCILMDMPAKGVPWDEDMFVVLINSYGNNGIVQESVKIFQEMAELGVKRSVDSYDALFKVILRRGRYMMAKRYYNKMIEAGIVPTKHTFNVLLWGFFLCKKEETANRFYEDMKSRGIMPDVVTYNTLINGFHRLNKIEEAEKLFVEMKGKNIAPTVISYTTMIKGYVSSGKVEEAFMLFEEMKGFGINPNAVTYTTLLPGLCDAMKMSEAQMVLKEMVERHTSPKDNSIFIKLLDCQCKLGNLDAAYDVLKAMIRLSIPTEAGHYGILIENFCKTEAYDRAVKLLDKLMEKEIILRPQSTLDMEPPSYNAIIEYLCNNGKTEKAETLLRQLMKKGVQDPIAFNNLIRGHSKEGNPEAAFDIQKIMIKRGVLSEADSYRLLVSSFLEKGEPADAKMVLDSMIENGHYPDSALFRMVMEGLFKDERVQTASRVMKTMLEKGVKDNMDLAANILEALFMRGHVEEALGRIELLMQSGCGVDVDHLLSVLSQKGKTIAALKLLDFSLERDFTLDFSSYDKVLDSLLAAGKTLNAYSILCKISSKGGSTEQKKNIESLIKTLNEEGNTKQADILGRLMTGEKVISPRKGKKQPKQELVV; encoded by the coding sequence ATGTCCCTCATTTCTCGTCTAAGTTCGCATCCCTTGAAACCTAGGGTTTATGCTGGGTTTTACAATCGATCAGCTATCAATCTAACCAAACACTTTTGTTCTTCTGCAAACTCCATTGATGATGACCCATCTACTGATTCGATCTCCAGAAACGAACAAATCCCAGAAAACAAAtctgaacaacaacaacaacagaggCATACTACACGAGGAGGTAGGCGTCGTAACCCTGAAAAGGTAGAGGATATTATTTGTAGAATGATGGCAAATAGAGCATGGACTACTCGTTTACAGAATTCTATACGTAATTTAGTGCCTAATTTTGATGAATTTCTTGTGTTGGATGTTTTGGATAAGGCCCGAAATGCTGAGCACGCGTTACAGTTCTTTAGGTGGGTTGAAAGGTCTAGTTTATTTAAGCATACTAGAGACACCCATATGAAGATTATTGAGATATTAGGCCGCGCTTCGAAACTTAATCATGCTAGGTGCATTTTGATGGATATGCCTGCTAAAGGTGTGCCATGGGATGAGGATATGTTTGTTGTTTTGATTAATAGTTATGGTAACAATGGTATTGTTCAGGAATCTGTTAAGATTTTTCAAGAAATGGCCGAGTTGGGTGTTAAGAGGAGTGTTGATTCTTATGATGCTTTGTTTAAGGTGATTTTACGTCGTGGGAGGTATATGATGGCCAAGAGGTATTATAATAAGATGATTGAGGCAGGGATTGTTCCTACTAAGCATACGTTTAATGTGCTTTTGTGGGGTTTCTTTCTTTGTAAGAAGGAGGAGACTGCCAATAGGTTTTATGAGGATATGAAGAGTCGAGGGATTATGCCTGATGTCGTTACTTATAATACGTTGATTAATGGGTTTCATCGTTTGAACAAGATTGAAGAAGCTGAGAAGTTGTTTGTGGAGATGAAGGGTAAAAACATTGCTCCTACTGTTATTAGTTATACGACTATGATTAAGGGTTATGTTTCATCGGGGAAGGTAGAGGAAGCGTTTATGTTGTTTGAAGAGATGAAAGGTTTTGGTATTAATCCTAATGCTGTCACATACACGACACTGTTACCTGGTCTTTGTGATGCTATGAAGATGTCTGAGGCTCAGATGGTCTTGAAGGAGATGGTGGAGAGGCATACTTCTCCAAAGGACAACTCCATTTTCATCAAACTGTTAGATTGTCAATGCAAGTTAGGCAACTTAGATGCAGCGTACGATGTGTTAAAGGCAATGATAAGGTTGAGTATTCCGACTGAAGCTGGACATTATGGGATATTGATTGAAAACTTTTGCAAGACTGAGGCCTATGATCGGGCTGTCAAGTTGTTGGATAAATTGATGGAAAAAGAAATAATATTGAGGCCGCAAAGTACCCTAGATATGGAACCCCCTTCGTATAATGCCATCATTGAATATCTGTGTAATAATGGGAAGACTGAAAAGGCGGAAACTCTTTTGCGACAGCTTATGAAAAAAGGTGTCCAGGATCCGATTGCATTTAACAATCTAATTCGCGGGCATTCAAAGGAAGGGAACCCAGAAGCAGCCTTTGACATACAGAAGATAATGATTAAAAGAGGGGTATTATCTGAAGCAGATTCTTACAGACTACTTGTCAGTAGTTTCCTGGAGAAAGGTGAACCTGCTGATGCCAAAATGGTGCTGGatagcatgattgagaatggtcACTATCCCGATTCGGCTTTGTTTAGAATGGTCATGGAGGGTCTCTTTAAAGATGAACGGGTTCAGACAGCTAGTCGGGTGATGAAGACTATGTTGGAGAAGGGAGTGAAGGATAACATGGACTTGGCAGCAAACATTCTGGAAGCACTATTCATGAGAGGTCATGTTGAGGAGGCGCTTGGAAGAATCGAGTTACTAATGCAAAGTGGATGTGGTGTGGACGTTGACCATCTTTTATCAGTTTTGAGTCAAAAAGGGAAGACCATAGCTGCTCTTAAACTTTTGGACTTTTCTTTGGAGAGGGATTTCACCTTGGACTTCTCGAGCTACGACAAGGTGTTGGATTCTCTGTTAGCTGCTGGAAAGACACTCAATGCTTACTCCATTTTGTGCAAAATCTCGAGTAAAGGAGGTTCTACTGAGCAGAAGAAGAACATTGAGAGTCTAATCAAGACCCTCAATGAAGAGGGGAACACTAAACAAGCTGATATCCTGGGGAGGTTGATGACGGGCGAAAAAGTGATCAGCCCCAGAAAAGGGAAGAAGCAACccaagcaagagcttgtagtgtaG